In the genome of Hymenobacter cellulosivorans, one region contains:
- a CDS encoding SHOCT domain-containing protein — MEKDPSPLDTLRQLKEWLDAGTITQTEFDTLKRKLLFSEQNPGAATPSAPAATTPMPPVGTPPTTTVSGSGTSFSPPSPPTAPPVIVPIVSEPERPITPPIADLPPVTPTAPPVVPVNPVSPTETYSYTRERPAEPIYTNVPAESFEANELPDEPDETPYVAPARNPLSTVLIVGGILALLALIGYLALGNRESEHLSSQSRTEADSVSTTPEVGPQAEQIDLPPAAAPETVRVAPVVPPTTAPAQDTATTAPATTPAEATAPAPAADDSAVRSRIESTLSAYYEDMKAAPFSAAQYFSPSVERFYTLQNTTPASINEELTRSHFPEFLEASTEIEPGSLQISDAADDGSRVVTFQEKSQAFRQSQQKHQQTRAQVRVRFDKNYKIKYLRQERLLENTFTD; from the coding sequence GACACGCTAAAGCGCAAGCTCCTGTTTAGCGAGCAAAACCCCGGCGCAGCCACACCCTCGGCCCCAGCCGCCACAACGCCGATGCCCCCGGTAGGTACGCCGCCGACCACTACGGTATCCGGCTCCGGTACTTCCTTCAGCCCGCCTAGTCCGCCCACTGCTCCGCCGGTCATCGTACCTATTGTGTCGGAGCCGGAGCGGCCCATTACGCCGCCTATTGCGGATTTGCCGCCCGTAACGCCCACCGCCCCGCCCGTGGTACCCGTGAATCCGGTGTCGCCCACCGAAACCTACAGCTACACCCGGGAGCGGCCTGCCGAACCCATTTACACCAATGTGCCCGCCGAAAGCTTCGAGGCCAATGAATTGCCCGACGAGCCCGACGAAACGCCCTACGTAGCCCCAGCCCGCAACCCGCTGTCCACGGTACTTATCGTGGGTGGTATCCTGGCTTTGCTGGCTTTGATTGGCTACCTCGCGCTCGGCAACCGTGAGTCGGAACACCTGAGCAGCCAAAGCCGCACCGAAGCCGACAGTGTTAGCACTACTCCGGAAGTAGGCCCCCAGGCCGAGCAAATCGACCTGCCTCCCGCCGCCGCGCCCGAAACCGTGCGGGTAGCACCCGTGGTACCGCCCACTACGGCCCCGGCCCAGGATACGGCTACCACCGCTCCCGCCACCACGCCCGCTGAAGCTACAGCCCCCGCTCCGGCGGCCGACGACAGTGCCGTGCGCAGCCGCATCGAAAGCACACTGTCGGCTTACTACGAAGACATGAAAGCCGCGCCCTTCAGCGCCGCTCAGTACTTTTCGCCCTCCGTCGAGCGGTTTTATACTCTGCAAAACACTACTCCGGCGTCCATCAACGAGGAACTGACCCGTAGCCACTTTCCCGAGTTTCTGGAAGCTTCCACCGAAATTGAGCCGGGCAGCCTGCAAATCAGCGACGCGGCCGACGACGGCTCGCGCGTGGTAACATTCCAGGAGAAAAGCCAGGCGTTCCGCCAGTCGCAGCAGAAGCACCAGCAAACCCGGGCTCAGGTGCGGGTGCGCTTCGATAAGAACTACAAGATTAAGTACCTGCGCCAGGAGCGTTTGCTCGAAAATACCTTCACCGATTAA